A single window of Eucalyptus grandis isolate ANBG69807.140 chromosome 1, ASM1654582v1, whole genome shotgun sequence DNA harbors:
- the LOC104457290 gene encoding OVARIAN TUMOR DOMAIN-containing deubiquitinating enzyme 7 isoform X1: protein MVVQYILKNREMFEPFIEDDAPFEEYCKTMDNDGTWAGHMELQAASLVTRSNICIHRNMSPRWYISNFDQPGARMIHLSYHDEEHYNSVRLKEDTGDGPARPITIKQKLGQRSLNQ from the exons ATGGTTGTTCAGTACATATTG aaaaatcgtgAAATGTTCGAACCATTTATTGAGGATGATGCGCCATTTGAGGAGTATTGCAAAACCATGGACAATGATGGCACGTGGGCTGGTCATATGGAATTGCAAGCAGCTTCTCTTGTTACACGGAGTAACATTTGCATTCATCGG AACATGTCACCTCGGTGGTACATAAGCAATTTTGATCAGCCTGGTGCTCGTATGATCCATTT ATCTTATCATGATGAGGAACATTACAACAGTGTGAGGTTGAAGGAAGACACTGGAGATGGGCCAGCTAGGCCAATTACAATCAAG CAAAAGCTGGGTCAAAGAAGTTTAAATCAGTAG
- the LOC104457290 gene encoding OVARIAN TUMOR DOMAIN-containing deubiquitinating enzyme 7 isoform X2: MVVQYILKNREMFEPFIEDDAPFEEYCKTMDNDGTWAGHMELQAASLVTRSNICIHRNMSPRWYISNFDQPGARMIHLSYHDEEHYNSVRLKEDTGDGPARPITIKVATGI; this comes from the exons ATGGTTGTTCAGTACATATTG aaaaatcgtgAAATGTTCGAACCATTTATTGAGGATGATGCGCCATTTGAGGAGTATTGCAAAACCATGGACAATGATGGCACGTGGGCTGGTCATATGGAATTGCAAGCAGCTTCTCTTGTTACACGGAGTAACATTTGCATTCATCGG AACATGTCACCTCGGTGGTACATAAGCAATTTTGATCAGCCTGGTGCTCGTATGATCCATTT ATCTTATCATGATGAGGAACATTACAACAGTGTGAGGTTGAAGGAAGACACTGGAGATGGGCCAGCTAGGCCAATTACAATCAAGGTTGCTACTggaatttaa